GGGACAGGTGCCAAGGCTGGTTTCTCCATCAAGTTCCTGTTCAGTTTGGAAAGCATGGCTGTTGTAGATTCTGATCTGGCACTGGAGGGCTTGTTGACTTTCCCTAAGTGATTGTTCAAAACCGACTGCAGAGCACTTAGAGGGTTGACACTAAGAACCTCTGAGGAGTCATTTATGAGAGCACAGGGATTAATGCAGCCATTACTGGCAAGAGGGGTTGACGTTTTCTTGTCATTCTCCAAGAGGTCGGGTTTGAAGCTGTCTTTAATTTCACTGCTTTCTCTCCCATAAGATGGTTCTGTTTTTGAAGCAACAGGAGAATCCTGCTGGATGTCGTTGTCTTCAGTCCCACCTAGCGCAGTATTTTGAGTGTCCTTTCCCTCAGTCGCATTATTCTGTTCCTTTTTGATGTGTGCATTGTTCGATGGAGCAGAATGAGAATCATTTCCCTTGGTTGTCTGAAAAAACTTCCCCTTTGGGGCAATTGCCCTCAACCTGTTGAAGTTCTGCTTCACTTGAAGAGGTTGAGAAGCTGAGTGTGTGGAGTTTCTGATCACCCCCGAGAGCTGATATGCAGCATGAATGCTGGGGTATGCGCTCCAGCTGGGTGTCCCAGTTTGAGCCTTATTGATAGCTGATGCTACTGTGTTGGCCAAAGACTTTAAGATATCACCTCCTCCTCCTGAGCCATGCTCTAGGTCTTCCTCACGCAGGTAAGGATACTTAAAAGTAGCATCTCCTGGTTTTTCAACATCATCTTCGTGCTTACTATTTTTCGAGTCCATCTCTTCTAATACATTTCCGCCTGGCTTATCTGCTATTTCTTTCTTTATGTCTGGTTCAGCCAATGCTGCGATATTTGGAGATTCTTGGCTCACATTCAAAAGTGGCTGAGTTTCACTGGTGGGCGGCTCAGCTAAAGATTGCATCTTTTCTATAGCTAAAGGGTCAAGAGCTAACTGTTTCCCCTTCTTTGACGCTGAACTTGTAACCTTAATAAAGTGTCCCGTCACCATCATATGAGTCGTAAGCTGCTGAAGAGTGTCGTGAGAACTTCCACACTCCATACACTTCAGGATCTGAGACTTGCAGGTCTCAAACTGCCAGGTGTAGCTCGCTCCATTCTGGTAACCATAGCGGTTGTTATGCAAGGCGTTGAAGCCAGATGTTTTCTGTGAATCGGTATACCCTGAAATCCCTGTTGTGGAATCCGGAGAGCAAGGCCTGTTGGCTTCATAAGCACGCTTCTTGGCTGGGGGGACTATTTTTGATGCGAGAACCGGAATGGGTTCTTTCAAAGGCACTTTCTGGtaatgtttagttttaatcaTGTGAACACTTAAATCTTGAAGGGACTCAAAGGAATGACCACAGAACATGCACTTGAGGACCTTCATGGCATCCTCCTTTCCTTCCATGTCCTGTAAGTTTCGTTTCCTCGTCTTTGAGTAGGACGTTGAGGCATTCTTATGTCTGTCATGGTTGTTGTCTTGGTAATGTCCGCTCTTATTCATGTGCACTGTAAGCTCCACCAAGGTGTCATACGCTGCGCTGCATTCCTTGCACCTGAAGCGGCTAGCCCCTGTAAACACGGTCCCACAGGGTTTGCTGTTTTGTCTATACAAGTGGACGGAACTAAAAAGGTTTGGTTTAGAAACAGGTTTGGGAGACAGAGTCTGTTGCAGGGTTTTTGATAGGGCGTCTTGGTGCCAATCAAACTCACTCTTGCTGCTTCCATTGGTGCTGTCGCAGCTGGCACTGCCCAGGTTATTGGTCGCTTTAAGATCTAACCCGAGACCTGTCCAATAAGAGTCTGACAGGAAGTTGGCGTAGGCGGCTCTCATTTTTTCCAGACTGTTTTGCATATTGTCCTTCAGTTTAGAGTTACCATTTTCATCCTTCTTATTGTGGTCTTCAGAGGAAGAGGTACTTTTGAAGTCGACCAGTCTGTCGCTGTTGTCACTGAGGCGCGATTCTAACTCTGCT
The sequence above is drawn from the Acipenser ruthenus chromosome 29, fAciRut3.2 maternal haplotype, whole genome shotgun sequence genome and encodes:
- the LOC131702112 gene encoding teashirt homolog 2-like codes for the protein MPRRKQQAPRRAVVYMPDDDLNVGESAEGDEEENDGSPEEECHESNKASSEDQGDKETDNKSSYSYLNSPASALSNQEAELESRLSDNSDRLVDFKSTSSSEDHNKKDENGNSKLKDNMQNSLEKMRAAYANFLSDSYWTGLGLDLKATNNLGSASCDSTNGSSKSEFDWHQDALSKTLQQTLSPKPVSKPNLFSSVHLYRQNSKPCGTVFTGASRFRCKECSAAYDTLVELTVHMNKSGHYQDNNHDRHKNASTSYSKTRKRNLQDMEGKEDAMKVLKCMFCGHSFESLQDLSVHMIKTKHYQKVPLKEPIPVLASKIVPPAKKRAYEANRPCSPDSTTGISGYTDSQKTSGFNALHNNRYGYQNGASYTWQFETCKSQILKCMECGSSHDTLQQLTTHMMVTGHFIKVTSSASKKGKQLALDPLAIEKMQSLAEPPTSETQPLLNVSQESPNIAALAEPDIKKEIADKPGGNVLEEMDSKNSKHEDDVEKPGDATFKYPYLREEDLEHGSGGGGDILKSLANTVASAINKAQTGTPSWSAYPSIHAAYQLSGVIRNSTHSASQPLQVKQNFNRLRAIAPKGKFFQTTKGNDSHSAPSNNAHIKKEQNNATEGKDTQNTALGGTEDNDIQQDSPVASKTEPSYGRESSEIKDSFKPDLLENDKKTSTPLASNGCINPCALINDSSEVLSVNPLSALQSVLNNHLGKVNKPSSARSESTTAMLSKLNRNLMEKPALAPVPPRSTRLTNCFLYENNDQPIDLTKSKSNKAMASSCAQSCTPVQKKHALSDIADMVKVLPKATTPKPSLPSRMPSVKLETDVRRFEDVSADLYSVHKRKGRQSNWNPQHLLILQAQFVSSLFQTSEGKYLLSDLGPQERMHISKFTGLSMTTISHWLANVKYQLRKTGGTKFLKNMDTGHPIFYCNDCASQFRSTSAFISHLESHLGFELKDMDNLPVEQQTKVGPELSKAIGVRPTEATVVEEEMDTKFKCKLCSRTFASNHAVKLHLSKTHSKSPENHSQFVDVDKE